The following are encoded together in the Aciduricibacillus chroicocephali genome:
- a CDS encoding HAMP domain-containing sensor histidine kinase — MSIKTRLGWLLVFWSLLILLAANAFTYIAFVNETEDRELDAIEDAGEGLLNMGIDLSDVNSKPFLKSLLPDDGMIRVLDNEGNVLVRVADEDDAAYFPPSRHLKKEKTAIVDIEGERIALFAVPVTNGGSATTLEISRNLSELQEEKRTLLLTMLSVSIVLLALAVLIGQFIAKRFLKPVSVIGRTMEDIKESGQFQRIVLSKRKDDELYALAMNFNHMIDSLEEIFARQERFIGDASHELKTPLTVIENYASILDRWGKKDPALLDEGIEAIRDESIRMKHLVEQLLDLASVQKQNFELDPIDVALLAKQTAQRLEKASGRNILMESGQGRTLAMTNKEKFVQILFILLDNALKYSEEAVTVKISANEETVIVEVKDKGIGIPQSEIPRLFERFYRVDASRTRATGGSGLGLAIARELTEKNGGNLQINSKQGEGTTVRLELPAVDERQS, encoded by the coding sequence ATGAGCATTAAAACGAGACTAGGTTGGTTGCTTGTGTTCTGGTCTCTGCTTATCTTGCTTGCAGCAAACGCATTTACTTATATTGCTTTTGTCAACGAGACAGAAGACAGAGAACTCGATGCAATAGAGGATGCAGGGGAAGGTCTGCTCAATATGGGCATTGATCTTTCTGATGTTAATAGCAAACCGTTCCTCAAATCTCTGTTGCCTGATGATGGGATGATTAGGGTTCTGGATAATGAAGGGAATGTACTTGTCCGTGTAGCAGATGAGGATGACGCTGCTTATTTTCCTCCCAGCCGGCATCTAAAGAAGGAAAAGACGGCAATCGTGGACATTGAAGGAGAAAGAATTGCTCTGTTTGCAGTTCCTGTTACAAACGGAGGTTCTGCAACAACCTTGGAGATTTCACGTAATTTAAGTGAATTGCAAGAAGAGAAGAGGACTCTGTTACTCACAATGCTCTCAGTTTCAATTGTCCTTCTAGCGCTTGCAGTTCTGATTGGGCAATTTATTGCAAAACGATTTCTTAAGCCCGTTTCAGTCATTGGTAGAACAATGGAAGACATTAAGGAAAGTGGACAGTTCCAGCGAATTGTATTATCGAAACGGAAAGATGATGAGCTTTATGCATTGGCAATGAATTTCAATCATATGATTGACTCGCTTGAAGAGATATTCGCTAGACAAGAGAGGTTTATTGGTGATGCCTCCCATGAGTTGAAAACACCTTTAACAGTTATTGAAAACTATGCATCTATACTGGACCGTTGGGGCAAAAAGGATCCGGCACTCCTTGATGAAGGAATCGAGGCAATTAGAGATGAGTCGATAAGGATGAAGCATCTCGTAGAACAACTGCTTGATCTAGCTTCTGTTCAGAAGCAAAACTTTGAACTCGATCCAATTGATGTCGCTTTATTGGCAAAACAAACAGCTCAACGTCTAGAAAAGGCTTCTGGACGAAATATCCTGATGGAAAGCGGACAGGGTCGGACTTTGGCGATGACAAACAAAGAGAAATTTGTCCAAATTCTTTTCATACTCTTGGATAATGCCTTGAAATATAGCGAAGAAGCAGTGACTGTTAAAATCTCTGCAAATGAAGAAACGGTCATAGTAGAGGTGAAGGACAAGGGAATTGGGATCCCTCAGTCTGAAATTCCAAGATTGTTCGAGCGTTTTTATCGTGTAGATGCTTCGAGGACGCGCGCTACTGGTGGAAGCGGTCTCGGTCTGGCAATTGCTCGGGAACTGACCGAGAAAAACGGAGGCAACCTCCAAATCAACAGTAAACAGGGTGAAGGTACAACGGTAAGATTGGAGTTGCCGGCTGTTGATGAAAGACAATCTTAA
- a CDS encoding PLP-dependent aminotransferase family protein, whose product MQIIIYIKSKISNGEWTIGSPIPSQRMLAKMFNVNRSTVITALDELMADGLVTGIPGKGTVVTNNTWTLMGKEAMANWGDSVSKGIHEASMSTVQKINDAESDSGLIQLSKGELSPNIFPLEQMKLIMREVSEQLEPFGYEEPKGNPSLREAVSNYLENRGMKVSPSSILIVSGALQALHLISIGLLQKGADVMLEQPSYLYSLSVFQSAGMNLCGLPMDREGLKPEALKQMNEHGKNVLYTIPSFHNPTGVLMTNNRRMQIIKACEHERLPIIEDDVYRDLWIDTPPPLPLKTMDRHGNVLYLGSLSKSLSPGLRIGWLVGPEAVIARLADLKMQSDYGSSSLSQQVAAKWLSSGAYDTHIESVRKELRERRNIVLKYLEKHLGQFADWDIPAGGFFIRVRLRPEFRVGKLFQKAYASGVLLNPGSIYAERDGQYFRISFAYDALNRLEEGIQRIGMLVRS is encoded by the coding sequence ATGCAAATCATCATTTATATAAAAAGTAAAATTTCCAACGGAGAGTGGACAATCGGCAGTCCAATTCCAAGCCAAAGAATGCTCGCAAAGATGTTCAATGTAAATCGAAGTACTGTCATTACAGCTCTTGATGAACTGATGGCTGATGGACTCGTTACAGGCATTCCGGGAAAAGGGACAGTCGTTACGAACAACACTTGGACACTTATGGGGAAAGAGGCCATGGCAAATTGGGGTGATAGTGTTTCAAAAGGTATACACGAGGCAAGTATGTCGACGGTTCAGAAAATTAACGATGCCGAATCTGATTCAGGTCTCATCCAATTAAGTAAGGGTGAGCTTTCTCCAAATATTTTTCCCTTAGAACAAATGAAATTAATTATGCGTGAAGTGTCCGAACAACTGGAGCCATTTGGTTATGAAGAGCCAAAGGGAAATCCGTCTCTACGTGAGGCAGTCAGCAATTACTTGGAAAATCGAGGGATGAAAGTGTCGCCATCTTCCATACTTATAGTGTCCGGAGCCCTTCAGGCATTGCATCTTATCTCAATTGGATTGCTGCAAAAGGGCGCAGATGTAATGCTTGAACAGCCGTCTTATTTATACTCGCTTTCTGTCTTTCAATCGGCTGGCATGAATTTATGCGGGTTGCCAATGGATCGTGAAGGTTTAAAGCCAGAAGCACTCAAACAAATGAATGAGCACGGCAAAAATGTTCTTTACACAATCCCTTCCTTCCATAATCCGACAGGTGTTCTTATGACGAATAATCGAAGAATGCAAATTATCAAAGCCTGTGAGCACGAACGGCTGCCAATAATTGAAGATGATGTTTATCGTGATCTTTGGATTGATACGCCGCCTCCGCTGCCATTAAAAACGATGGATCGTCACGGCAACGTTCTTTATCTCGGAAGTTTGTCAAAAAGCCTGAGCCCAGGCTTGCGAATCGGTTGGCTCGTGGGACCCGAAGCAGTCATTGCTCGCCTTGCTGATTTGAAAATGCAATCTGACTATGGATCAAGCTCACTTAGCCAGCAAGTTGCTGCGAAATGGCTTTCAAGCGGAGCATATGACACACATATTGAGAGTGTGAGAAAGGAATTAAGAGAGCGTCGTAATATAGTCTTAAAATACTTGGAGAAGCATCTCGGTCAATTTGCTGATTGGGACATACCTGCTGGAGGATTTTTCATTCGTGTCCGGCTTCGACCAGAATTCCGGGTAGGCAAATTATTCCAGAAGGCGTATGCAAGTGGTGTCCTGCTGAACCCAGGGAGCATTTATGCTGAGCGTGACGGCCAGTATTTTCGGATTTCTTTTGCCTATGATGCGCTCAATAGGCTGGAAGAAGGAATTCAGAGAATCGGTATGCTTGTAAGAAGCTGA
- a CDS encoding DMT family transporter has protein sequence MKMTKLKIFSAHFFTILFWGSAFPGIRHALSAYSPEHLSLLRLLIGSSILLIVSLFVKTPIPRLKDLPVIMLLGFLAFTVYHIGLNIGEQTVSAGIASLLVSMTPIFTAILAFAFHKVKLPIHGWFGALVSFIGVIVITIGGGNGGTALHIGIMFILIASIAECFYFVFQNRYLERYGFFPFTMYTIWAGTISMLIFSPGLFAEIAKAPFDATLTVVYLGIFPTVVPYFALAYVTSKTGATEATSSLYLTPAISYFIAWIFLGETPSIYQIGGSMIVLTGVFITNIKTVKRKKGKLTSIAEI, from the coding sequence ATGAAAATGACCAAGCTGAAAATTTTCTCCGCACATTTCTTTACTATTTTGTTCTGGGGATCTGCATTTCCCGGGATTCGACATGCCCTCTCTGCCTACTCACCTGAACATCTTTCTCTCCTTAGATTGCTTATCGGATCAAGTATTCTACTCATCGTCTCTTTGTTCGTTAAAACTCCAATACCACGGCTTAAAGATTTACCTGTCATTATGCTGCTAGGCTTTCTAGCTTTTACCGTCTATCATATCGGACTAAATATTGGGGAACAGACTGTTAGTGCTGGAATTGCAAGTCTTCTCGTTTCCATGACTCCTATTTTCACAGCAATTCTTGCGTTTGCTTTCCATAAAGTGAAGCTTCCAATTCACGGCTGGTTTGGCGCGCTTGTTTCATTCATCGGGGTTATCGTAATTACGATTGGTGGGGGTAATGGAGGAACTGCACTACACATTGGTATTATGTTTATACTCATTGCCTCAATAGCAGAGTGCTTCTATTTTGTATTTCAGAATCGCTATCTTGAACGTTATGGTTTCTTTCCATTTACAATGTATACGATTTGGGCTGGGACGATTTCCATGCTGATCTTCTCGCCAGGCTTATTCGCTGAAATAGCAAAAGCTCCGTTTGATGCTACACTGACAGTCGTTTATCTCGGCATTTTTCCGACAGTGGTTCCGTACTTCGCCCTTGCTTATGTCACATCCAAAACCGGTGCCACCGAAGCTACGAGCTCACTCTATCTGACACCAGCCATTTCCTATTTCATCGCCTGGATCTTCCTTGGCGAAACTCCGAGTATATATCAAATTGGCGGCAGTATGATCGTACTAACTGGCGTATTTATTACAAATATAAAGACTGTAAAACGGAAAAAAGGAAAGCTTACTAGTATCGCTGAAATCTAG
- a CDS encoding aspartate/glutamate racemase family protein — translation MRKVGIIGGTGPEATVDYYQSIIAEYQNRIGSKEDLPELVINSINMYKIFNLLEEDEKSELVDYLVEAIQSLERAGVDFAVLSANTAHIVFEEVEKRVSIPLISMIQAASAKAKELGLQKVGLIGTGFTMASDFYENAFSKNNQEIIVPSKEDQDYIHRKIVDELEQGIVKEETKSRFLKIIRKMVAEQKAEGIILGCTELPLMIKESDLDVPALNTTAIHVNRILDAVLGAGESIDD, via the coding sequence ATGAGGAAAGTAGGTATCATTGGCGGAACAGGACCAGAGGCGACGGTGGACTATTACCAGTCCATCATCGCCGAATATCAAAATCGGATTGGCAGTAAAGAAGACTTGCCTGAGTTGGTAATTAACAGTATTAATATGTACAAAATTTTTAATTTACTGGAAGAGGATGAAAAGTCCGAGCTAGTTGACTATCTTGTTGAAGCGATTCAATCTTTGGAGCGTGCGGGAGTTGATTTTGCGGTCCTCTCTGCAAATACTGCACATATTGTTTTTGAAGAAGTTGAGAAGAGGGTTTCCATTCCGCTCATTAGCATGATTCAGGCGGCTTCTGCAAAAGCGAAGGAATTGGGACTACAGAAAGTCGGTTTGATTGGCACAGGTTTTACAATGGCAAGTGATTTCTATGAGAATGCATTTTCAAAAAACAATCAGGAAATCATTGTTCCTAGTAAAGAAGACCAGGATTATATTCATCGCAAGATTGTTGATGAATTGGAACAAGGGATAGTCAAAGAAGAGACAAAGTCCAGATTCCTGAAAATCATTCGTAAGATGGTCGCTGAACAGAAGGCAGAAGGGATCATTCTTGGATGTACCGAGTTGCCTCTTATGATTAAAGAGAGTGATCTCGACGTTCCTGCATTAAATACGACGGCCATTCATGTTAATCGGATACTTGATGCAGTGCTTGGGGCAGGAGAGAGTATCGATGACTAA
- a CDS encoding gamma-glutamyl-gamma-aminobutyrate hydrolase family protein, translated as MAEKKPIIGVSADIGVEEASNFPGHRQTFVYEDYVKAVEAAGGVPIVLPVTRDEEIIKQHAEEIDGLLLSGGVDINPLEYGEEPLENQGAIFPERDEFEIALVKAVIELEKPVFAICRGIQIMNIAYGGTLYQDLEYAPEHTLKHQQGSGRPGDESHTVFVEKGSWLHGIFGEEVRTNSFHHQAIKDVAAGFKVTAKSKDGIIEGIEKEGDCSIVGVQWHPERMADERDDMLRLFKHLVKEAS; from the coding sequence ATGGCTGAGAAAAAACCGATCATAGGTGTCTCCGCAGATATTGGAGTAGAAGAGGCGAGCAATTTTCCAGGACACAGGCAGACTTTTGTCTATGAGGACTACGTAAAAGCTGTTGAAGCTGCCGGCGGCGTGCCGATTGTTCTACCAGTAACAAGAGATGAAGAAATAATCAAGCAGCATGCAGAAGAAATTGACGGCCTGCTTCTGTCAGGCGGGGTTGATATCAACCCTCTTGAATATGGAGAAGAGCCGCTTGAGAATCAAGGTGCAATTTTTCCGGAACGTGATGAATTTGAAATTGCCCTTGTGAAAGCTGTTATTGAACTGGAGAAACCCGTTTTCGCAATCTGTCGTGGAATTCAAATCATGAATATTGCATACGGAGGAACCCTTTATCAAGATCTCGAATATGCTCCTGAGCATACGCTTAAACACCAACAAGGATCAGGACGTCCGGGAGATGAGAGTCATACTGTTTTTGTTGAAAAGGGTTCCTGGCTTCATGGTATCTTTGGTGAGGAAGTTAGGACGAATTCATTCCATCACCAAGCAATCAAAGATGTCGCAGCCGGGTTCAAAGTGACAGCAAAATCAAAAGACGGAATTATAGAAGGAATTGAGAAAGAAGGAGACTGCTCCATCGTAGGGGTGCAATGGCATCCGGAACGAATGGCAGATGAGCGAGATGATATGCTAAGGCTGTTTAAGCATTTGGTGAAAGAAGCAAGCTAA
- a CDS encoding TspO/MBR family protein — translation MEIFKVNGKLNGKKLALSVLVPVAGGALVGWLANKDSKQDYAKLEKPAFSPPPSVFPVVWTGLYTKMGLARYRIAEKAEQMNAKSESLLVYNTQLGLNFLWSFLFFKWNLRGTALIEMTILLGAILMTMWKFYEEDRLAGLMMTPYLGWVGFALALNYSIWSMNKQK, via the coding sequence ATGGAAATCTTCAAGGTGAATGGAAAACTGAACGGTAAGAAATTGGCTCTTAGCGTACTCGTGCCTGTAGCTGGAGGGGCACTCGTCGGTTGGTTAGCCAATAAGGATTCAAAGCAGGATTATGCAAAACTTGAGAAGCCTGCATTCTCCCCGCCACCGTCAGTATTTCCTGTTGTCTGGACAGGACTCTACACAAAAATGGGATTGGCGCGATATCGAATTGCGGAGAAGGCGGAACAGATGAATGCCAAGTCAGAAAGTCTTCTTGTATACAACACCCAGCTAGGTTTGAATTTTCTATGGTCATTCCTTTTCTTCAAATGGAACTTACGGGGAACTGCGCTTATAGAGATGACGATTCTTCTTGGAGCAATTCTTATGACAATGTGGAAATTTTATGAGGAAGATCGACTCGCAGGGCTTATGATGACTCCATATCTGGGTTGGGTAGGTTTTGCACTTGCTTTGAATTATTCAATTTGGTCTATGAACAAGCAGAAGTAA
- a CDS encoding response regulator transcription factor, producing MIKKKILIAEDEARIARILALELEHEGYETEIAGTGKEAFAAMQKGDFDLVLLDVMLPEISGFEVLRRVRMEDETTPIILVTARDSVYDKVNGLDHGANDYIAKPFEMEELLARVRSAIRTSEAQANKRGSGNIRIVGDLKADLMTRVVLKDNKEVELTKREFDLLVFLMEYKNQILTREQLLDAVWGFAYSGETNVVDVYIGYLRKKLDSKGESSLIHTVRGVGFTMKGTKDEH from the coding sequence ATGATAAAAAAGAAGATACTTATCGCAGAAGATGAGGCAAGAATCGCACGTATATTGGCATTGGAGCTGGAGCATGAAGGCTATGAGACAGAAATCGCAGGGACGGGGAAAGAGGCATTTGCAGCAATGCAAAAAGGTGACTTCGACCTCGTTTTGCTCGATGTCATGCTGCCAGAGATAAGCGGTTTTGAAGTATTGCGACGTGTACGCATGGAGGATGAAACGACACCAATAATTCTCGTCACAGCACGTGACTCTGTATACGACAAAGTAAACGGACTTGACCATGGGGCGAATGATTATATAGCAAAACCATTTGAGATGGAAGAACTGCTGGCCCGAGTAAGGTCCGCCATACGTACTTCGGAAGCGCAGGCAAATAAGCGAGGATCTGGAAACATTAGAATAGTGGGAGATCTGAAAGCTGACCTCATGACACGAGTAGTATTAAAGGACAACAAGGAAGTAGAATTGACAAAGAGAGAATTCGACCTGCTCGTTTTTCTTATGGAATATAAAAATCAGATCTTAACTAGAGAACAGTTGCTTGATGCTGTTTGGGGATTTGCATACAGCGGAGAGACAAATGTTGTTGATGTGTATATCGGTTATTTGCGTAAAAAACTGGACAGTAAAGGTGAATCGTCACTCATTCATACTGTGCGAGGAGTCGGATTTACGATGAAAGGGACAAAAGATGAGCATTAA
- the trpB gene encoding tryptophan synthase subunit beta translates to MSVNGNEEKQGYYGEFGGSFVPPELQNVLDVLAEAFYKYKDDPEFNEEFNYYLEHFVGRENPLTYAKNLTEKIGGAKIYLKREDLNHTGAHKINNAIGQILLAKRMGATRIIAETGAGQHGVATATACAMFDIPCTIYMGKVDVERQALNVFRMELLGAKVIPVNKGQGRLKDAVDAALGDLVENYENTFYLLGSVVGPHPFPTMVRHFQSVISEESRRQVIQAEGKLPSAVIACVGGGSNAIGAFAHYLEDENVRLIGVEPVEAATITEGVPAVIHGFKCLTLLDENGEPQPTYSIAAGLDYPGVGPEHSHLKVSERAEYVTVSGEEALSAFQELSKVEGIIPALESSHAVAHASKLAKELSPEDVIIVNLSGRGDKDVNQVFDMLHNK, encoded by the coding sequence ATGAGTGTAAACGGCAATGAGGAAAAACAAGGATATTACGGAGAGTTTGGCGGCAGTTTTGTTCCACCTGAGCTTCAAAATGTCCTGGATGTACTGGCAGAAGCCTTCTATAAGTATAAGGATGATCCTGAGTTTAATGAGGAATTCAATTATTATTTGGAACACTTCGTCGGTCGAGAGAATCCACTCACTTATGCGAAGAATCTTACGGAGAAGATTGGCGGAGCGAAAATTTATTTGAAGCGCGAAGACCTGAATCATACAGGGGCGCATAAAATCAACAATGCAATCGGTCAGATCCTGCTTGCAAAAAGGATGGGAGCAACTCGTATTATTGCCGAAACAGGTGCTGGACAGCATGGTGTGGCTACCGCAACAGCGTGCGCAATGTTCGATATCCCTTGCACAATCTATATGGGGAAAGTGGATGTAGAGCGTCAAGCGTTGAATGTATTTCGAATGGAACTGCTCGGAGCAAAAGTTATTCCTGTAAATAAAGGACAGGGGCGATTGAAAGACGCAGTAGATGCAGCGCTAGGGGACCTCGTAGAAAACTATGAAAATACATTCTACCTTCTCGGTTCAGTTGTCGGTCCACATCCGTTCCCGACGATGGTGAGACACTTCCAGTCAGTAATTAGCGAGGAATCAAGAAGACAGGTTATACAAGCAGAAGGCAAGCTTCCATCAGCGGTTATCGCCTGTGTTGGCGGTGGAAGCAATGCAATTGGTGCGTTTGCTCATTATCTTGAGGACGAGAATGTACGTCTCATTGGTGTTGAACCTGTTGAAGCAGCGACGATTACGGAAGGTGTCCCGGCAGTCATTCATGGATTCAAGTGTCTTACTCTACTTGATGAGAACGGAGAGCCGCAACCGACTTATTCCATAGCTGCAGGACTGGATTATCCTGGAGTCGGACCGGAGCACAGTCATTTGAAAGTATCGGAGAGGGCGGAATATGTAACAGTATCCGGAGAAGAAGCATTATCGGCATTCCAAGAGCTATCGAAAGTGGAAGGAATCATTCCTGCATTGGAAAGTTCACACGCAGTCGCTCATGCTAGCAAACTGGCAAAAGAGCTTTCACCTGAAGACGTCATTATCGTTAATCTGTCCGGCCGTGGCGATAAAGATGTGAACCAAGTCTTCGATATGCTTCATAACAAGTAA
- a CDS encoding DUF5666 domain-containing protein, protein MKKRTKILLPTTALALGIGAFALTGELSEGTKAYQNYATQNEYKTGDIYTGKKANAKQNAKRHIEIEGKVTGISKDSITVDVPFQGSKTFKIDKNTKLKKSSLKKISKGSLVEIDANGDYAYKIEAEKSIETEGIIIKITEQEVTAEQNGKQETFKKAGNFRIDAEDYSGALEGLQAEIKLNAKSEVKELEIDEDGADD, encoded by the coding sequence ATGAAAAAACGGACAAAAATCTTGTTGCCGACAACAGCCTTGGCGCTTGGAATTGGAGCGTTTGCTTTAACAGGTGAATTGAGTGAAGGAACAAAAGCATATCAGAATTACGCTACACAAAATGAATACAAAACAGGTGATATTTATACGGGCAAGAAAGCAAACGCCAAACAGAACGCCAAAAGACATATTGAAATCGAAGGTAAAGTCACTGGAATTTCTAAAGACAGCATTACAGTCGATGTTCCATTCCAAGGAAGCAAGACTTTTAAAATCGATAAGAATACAAAATTAAAAAAGAGCAGTTTGAAAAAAATCTCAAAAGGTTCTCTTGTTGAAATTGATGCAAATGGAGATTATGCATACAAAATTGAAGCCGAGAAATCGATTGAAACTGAAGGCATAATCATTAAGATTACAGAACAGGAAGTAACCGCAGAACAGAATGGTAAGCAAGAGACTTTCAAGAAGGCAGGCAACTTCCGTATTGATGCCGAAGACTATAGCGGTGCATTGGAAGGTCTCCAAGCTGAAATAAAATTGAATGCCAAATCTGAAGTGAAAGAACTGGAAATTGATGAAGACGGTGCCGATGATTAA
- a CDS encoding biotin transporter BioY yields the protein MSDQQKRLREIIVCALFVAITGILAQVSIPVPPVPFTGQTLAVGLTATIIGSRLGTFSMIGYMALGAVGVPVFSSFSAGLQTIVGQTGGFIIGFIPAAFIIGFILERTKFSIPMAIIANVIGMFVTLGFGVIQLKYVADLSWAAAFAGGVTPFIPLGLVKAVLAAWIGIIVRKRLIAANALPVTKRKRIENSEIGIS from the coding sequence ATGAGTGATCAGCAAAAGAGATTGAGAGAAATTATTGTCTGTGCATTATTTGTAGCCATCACTGGAATCCTCGCACAAGTTTCTATTCCAGTTCCCCCTGTGCCTTTTACGGGGCAGACATTGGCGGTTGGGTTGACTGCGACTATCATAGGAAGCCGGTTAGGTACATTTTCAATGATCGGTTATATGGCGCTTGGAGCTGTAGGTGTTCCAGTCTTCTCTAGCTTCAGTGCAGGATTGCAAACAATTGTTGGTCAGACAGGCGGATTTATTATCGGCTTCATTCCAGCAGCCTTTATAATTGGTTTTATTCTTGAGAGAACCAAATTTTCAATTCCAATGGCTATAATCGCTAATGTAATCGGCATGTTCGTGACACTTGGGTTCGGAGTGATTCAGTTGAAGTACGTGGCGGATTTAAGTTGGGCAGCAGCATTTGCCGGTGGTGTAACACCATTTATCCCGTTGGGTCTAGTAAAGGCAGTACTGGCAGCCTGGATTGGCATTATTGTGCGCAAACGTCTTATTGCTGCGAATGCTTTACCTGTAACGAAAAGAAAGCGAATAGAGAACTCTGAAATTGGAATATCATAG